The following coding sequences are from one Neurospora crassa OR74A linkage group I, whole genome shotgun sequence window:
- a CDS encoding glutathione transferase omega-1 — protein sequence MLPICIPLPDRNPKLDTLLSALTYLHVPTLSKLPRTLSSSIRTPFVRKLNTRSPPVPLQVHHCTMFSASSSNPSTQKPASVDTSLQGSPTGAAALFASSHSSPHPLKLYGGWFCPFVQRVWITLAEKNIPHQYIEINPYHKAPEFLALNPRGLVPTLAVPTSTDPKTGKVKEVKPLYESLVLCEYLDEAYADENVYGDRLLPQDDAYERARCRLWIDHISSRVVPAFYRFIQHTPDKPYTIDEIRTEFHGHLKAFAKEMLHASSPSSSPGPFFLGDKFSLVDIMLAPWAKRLFLIDHYKPGGVGIPPSGQRGSEVDEEIWKRWEEWYKAVTERESVKKTWSEDEQYVGAYKRYAEDTTQSEVGRATRSGRGLP from the coding sequence ATGCTGCCCATATGTATCCCACTACCGGACAGGAACCCCAAGCTTGATACCCTCCTCTCCGCATTGACCTACCTCCATGTGCCAACGCTTTCCAAGCTCCCGCGAACTCTCAGCTCCTCCATCAGAACCCCATTTGTCCGGAAGCTCAACACAAGATCGCCCCCGGTCCCCCTTCAAGTCCACCATTGTACCATGTTctccgcctcttcctctaaCCCCTCCACCCAAAAGCCGGCTTCGGTCGACACCTCCCTCCAAGGCTCGCccaccggcgccgccgcGCTCTTCGCTTCCTCGCACTCTTCTCCACACCCCCTCAAGCTCTACGGCGGGTGGTTCTGTCCCTTTGTCCAGCGAGTCTGGATCACCCTCGCCGAGAAAAACATTCCGCACCAATACATCGAGATCAACCCGTACCACAAAGCGCCCGAGTTCCTCGCTCTGAACCCACGGGGTCTTGTGCCCACCCTCGCAGTCCCCACCTCCACCGACCCCAAGACCGGAAAGGTGAAGGAGGTCAAGCCCTTGTACGAGAGCTTGGTGCTTTGCGAGTACTTGGATGAGGCGTATGCGGATGAGAACGTGTACGGGGACCGACTCCTCCCGCAAGACGACGCCTACGAAAGGGCGAGGTGCAGACTGTGGATCGACCATATCTCTTCGAGGGTGGTGCCGGCTTTTTACCGGTTTATTCAGCACACCCCCGACAAACCCTACACCATCGACGAGATCCGAACCGAGTTCCATGGACACCTGAAAGCGTTCGCTAAAGAAATGCTTCAtgcctcttccccttcttcctccccagGCCCCTTCTTCCTAGGCGACAAGTTTAGTCTAGTAGACATAATGCTAGCGCCTTGGGCGAAGCGGTTATTCCTGATTGATCACTACAAACCAGGCGGAGTCGGGATCCCTCCCAGTGGTCAGAGGGGAAGTGAGGTGGATGAGGAGATTTGGAAGAGGTGGGAGGAGTGGTATAAGGCTGTGACGGAGAGGGAGAGTGTTAAGAAGACGTGGAGCGAGGATGAACAGTATGTGGGCGCGTATAAGAGGTATGCGGAGGACACGACACAGAGTGAAGTGGGGAGGGCGACGAGGAGTGGGAGGGGTTTACCTTGA
- a CDS encoding NUDIX family hydrolase, whose product MRGWTAVLFIMPIFLAAFYQSRNTISLLHRWPPSSRAALLNSLSSPFNIRIYRTMSTFTHPNYAVPITLPEGLSQEQLLEFHPFRSWISTLEHSLGLQAQNRSHPFHQDPYVLRSVTIQSFDLFGGKRLGFLKLLAEVTNSAGEKLPGSVFLRGPSVAMLVILIPEDAPVDTDERYVVLTVQPRIPAGSLEFVELPAGMVDQEGQFVGTAAKEIEEELGLKIPTSELKSLSEMADMSPKSDDGKIQDGNLPRAMYPSAGGCDEYIPIYMHERRVPRDTLSDWTGRLTGLREHGEKISLKLIKMQDLWREGARDAKSLAAVALWESLRREGKL is encoded by the exons ATGCGAGGATGGACCGCCGTCTTGTTCATCATGCCAATCTTTCTTGCAGCGTTCTATCAAAGTAGAAACACCATCTCGCTTCTCCATCGCTGGCCGCCATCGTCTCGAGCTGCACTGCTAAACTCCCTGAGTTCTCCCTTCAACATCCGGATCTACCGTACCATGTCGACCTTCACCCACCCAAACTACGCGGTGCCCATAACCTTGCCCGAGGGTCTTTCCCAGGAGCAGCTTCTCGAATTTCATCCGTTTCGT TCTTGGATATCCACGCTTGAGCACTCCCTTGGCCTGCAAGCCCAGAACCGTTCGCATCCTTTTCACCAGGACCCCTATGTGCTCCGCTCCGTGACAATTCAGTCATTTGACCTCTTTGGCGGCAAGAGGCTTGGCTTCCTCAAGCTCCTCGCCGAAGTGACCAACAGCGCCGGAGAGAAACTCCCTGGATCGGTCTTCCTGCGAGGGCCAAGCGTCGCCATGCTTGTAATCCTGATCCCCGAAGATGCACCCGTCGACACCGACGAGCGCTACGTTGTACTCACCGTGCAGCCACGGATACCAGCCGGTAGCCTCGAGTTTGTTGAATTGCCCGCTGGCATGGTAGATCAAGAGGGCCAGTTCGTTGGGACCGCCGCAAAGGAAATCGAGGAAGAACTCGGCTTGAAGATTCCCACTTCGGAGCTGAAGTCCCTGAGCGAAATGGCAGACATGTCCCCAAAGAGCGACGACGGCAAGATCCAGGACGGTAATCTTCCACGAGCCATGTACCCTTCGGCAGGGGGCTGCGACGAATACATCCCCATTTACATGCACGAGAGACGCGTGCCGCGGGACACGCTTAGTGACTGGACGGGTCGACTTACGGGGCTCCGTGAGCACGGTGAGAAGATATCCCTGAAGTTGATCAAGATGCAGGATCTGTGGCGCGAGGGCGCAAGAGACGCCAAAAGCCTTGCGGCGGTGGCCTTATGGGAAAGCTTGCGAAGAGAGGGAAAGCTCTAA
- a CDS encoding MutT/nudix family protein, with product MSQGKARVISTELLPNSEAEWKRLVKTTYIGQDGVTRTWEHAERTTRPEGSPFDGVSVVAILEKDTGREILLEKQYRPPLDKICIELPAGLVDKEETAEQAAVRELKEETGYVAQALTTSPIMFNDPGFCNTNFKLVEVSVDMSLPENQNLKPELEENEFIEVFHVKLDGLWDECVRWEAQGYALDARLASFAKGIQIAQKFGLVSRP from the exons ATGTCGCAAGGCAAGGCGAGAGTGATCTCTACCGAGCTTTTG CCTAACAGTGAGGCCGAGTGGAAGAGACTAGTCAA GACAACCTACATCGGCCAGGACGGCGTCACCCGGACATGGGAACACGCGGAGCGGACCACTCGTCCCGAGGGCAGTCCCTTTGACGGTGTAAGCGTTGTTGCCATTTTGGAAAAGGACACTG GCCGCGAGATTCTTCTCGAGAAGCAATATCGTCCACCTCTTGATAAGATCTGCATAGAGCTTCCTGCTGGCTTGGTAGATAAAGAGGAAACAGCCGAACAGGCTGCTGTCCGGGAGCTCAAGGAAGAGACAGGCTATGTTGCGCAAGCTTTGACGACGTCGCCGATCATGTTTAACG ACCCCGGGTTCTGTAACACCAACTTCAAACTAGTCGAGGTCAGCGTGGACATGAGCCTGCCGGAGAACCAAAACTTGAAACCCGAGCTGGAGGAAAACGAGTTTATCGAGGTCTTTCACGTTAAGCTCGACGGTTTGTGGGACGAATGTGTCAGATGGGAGGCTCAAGGATATGCGCTTGATGCGCGCCTGGCCAGTTTCGCCAAGGGAATTCAAATTGCGCAGAAATTCGGACTTGTGAGTAGGCCGTAG
- a CDS encoding DUF914 domain membrane protein, with protein sequence MANNTITPSSSEPEMTQIKSYGATTLVTAEQTTSNTSGAAPNNNAVLTGLDEPDLVALGIQKLEAQNVHWYSYLLTVDFWLVILIGQILSLCITATNTFSSFLSELGTSIPAIQTIFVYALIFLVYFPIALYKTGGPRKFFEQTWRNSWKYIILSFLDVEGNYFTVLAYRYTNLLSAQLLNFWSIVCVVIISFALLKVRYKWFQIGGILICCGGMGILLASDHITGSNGGPGVNMLKGDLFGLLGATLYGISNVYEEWFVSKRPVYEVLSFLGFFGVIINGVQAAIFDRQAATDATWNGPVAGYLVGYTFAMLIFYSLAPLILRMGSAAFFDISLLTANFWGVIVGVKVFHYVIHFMYPIAFVCIILGLVVYFLAGSVLGDSKKPWLGADQSEGVAGVGTAKLKALNAARQKALADGEAGARV encoded by the coding sequence AtggccaacaacaccatcaccccCTCCAGCTCCGAGCCGGAAATGACCCAAATCAAAAGTTACGGCGCCACCACCCTCGTCACCGCCGAGCAGACCACCTCCAACACCAGCGGCGCCGCTCCCAACAACAATGCTGTCCTCACCGGCCTTGACGAACCTGACCTCGTCGCCCTCGGCATCCAGAAGCTCGAAGCGCAAAACGTGCACTGGTACTCGTACCTCCTGACCGTCGACTTCTGGCTGGTCATCCTCATCGGGCAaattctctctctctgcaTCACGGCAACCAAcaccttctcctctttccttAGCGAGCTGGGAACCTCGATCCCCGCCATCCAGACCATCTTCGTCTACGCCTTGATCTTTCTCGTCTACTTCCCGATTGCCCTTTACAAGACGGGCGGCCCTCGCAAGTTCTTTGAGCAAACCTGGCGCAACAGCTGGAAGTACATCATTCTCAGTTTTCTCGATGTCGAAGGCAACTATTTCACCGTCTTGGCCTACCGCTACACCAACCTCTTGTCCGCACAACTCCTCAACTTCTGGTCCATTGTCtgcgtcgtcatcatctcctTTGCCCTCCTCAAAGTGCGGTACAAATGGTTCCAGATCGGCGGCATCCTGATTTGCTGCGGCGGCATGGGCATCCTGCTGGCTTCGGACCACATCACCGGTTCCAACGGAGGTCCCGGAGTGAACATGCTCAAGGGCGACCTCTTTGGCCTCTTGGGCGCCACCTTGTACGGCATCTCCAATGTCTACGAAGAGTGGTTCGTTTCCAAACGGCCCGTGTACGAAgtcctttccttcctggGCTTTTTCGGCGTCATCATCAACGGCGTCCAGGCCGCCATTTTCGACCGACAGGCCGCCACCGACGCTACCTGGAACGGCCCTGTGGCCGGCTATCTAGTCGGTTACACTTTTGCCATGCTGATTTTCTACTCCCTCGCTCCCCTGATTTTGCGCATGGGCAGCGCCGCCTTTTTCGATATTTCCCTGTTAACGGCCAACTTCTGGGGCGTCATTGTGGGTGTCAAGGTGTTCCATTATGTCATTCACTTTATGTATCCGATCGCGTTTGTGTGCATTATCTTGGGACTGGTGGTGTATTTCCTGGCTGGAAGCGTGCTGGGCGATTCCAAGAAGCCGTGGTTGGGCGCAGATCAGAGTGAGGGTGTGGCAGGCGTGGGGACGGCCAAGTTAAAGGCGTTGAATGCGGCGAGGCAGAAGGCCCTGGCTGATGGGGAGGCTGGAGCGAGGGTGTGA